CTCCAGGTGAACGACAGCACCGAAGCATTTGTGAAAATGAAAGGGTACGCGTTCTTTGTTCCGCTGGACCTCATTGGTAAAACAGTGGTGCTGGAAGGGAATGCCTTTACGGTGACCACTTCTGTGGCCGAGCTGCGCCATTATGCCGAGGATGCAAAGAAATCAAAAGCCGAGATCGAAGCTATCACCGCTCCCAAAAAGGAGATCAAGCTGGTTGCTTCCGGTATCAAGGTGGTGAAATAAATTAGTGTGTGGCCCAGTCGCTCGCCTCCCGGCGAGTGACTTCTATTTTGTCGCCTCCGGCGACCGATCAGGTGTAACACCCGGTTGGTTCGCCGGAGGCGAACTGCTTTTGGGTAACTCGCCGGGAGGCGAGCGACTGGGCACACCATGAGAAAAATCTGATCAGCCTGTTGTATCGAATTCCAGATTCACAGAAGTGCCGGATTCAGAAGACTGCAGATCCATTTCTCCGCGGAAAGCTTTGAGCTTTGATTGCAGAGCTGTCAATCCAAGACCTTCATTTTTATTTGCTGCTGACAGATCGAAGCCAGTTCCATTATCCTCCACCACCACACTGAAATGTTCTGGTCCGAAGCTCAGCTGCACCATCGCATGCGTAGCGCCGGCATGCTTCACGATATTATTCATTAATTCCTGAACTGTCCGGTACACCATCAGTTCAAAATGCGGATGGAAACGAACAGGTTCTCCAATCACATGGTATTCCACTTCCAGTGGCGGGTGATTGAATTTATTGCACAGTGCAGAAACTGCTTCGTGTATGCCTTCCCGGTAAAGGATAGCAGGCATCAGGTTATGGGCGGTGGTTCTCACTTCAGTGGCTGCATCGGTTATCAGCCCCGTAATTTCTTTCAATTCCGCCGCACCGCCGGAAAGCGCCGACTTCCGGCTGATATATTCCAGCTGCAGTTTGGCGGCTGATAACATGCTGCCGGCGCCATCATGCAGGTCACGCGCAATCCTGGCCCTTTCCGATTCTTCTCCCTCGATCATTGCCCTGGCGGCTTCCAGTTCTTTTTCCTTTGCCATCGACTGCAACTGTTGCTGCTGCATTTTCTGTTTCTGCCGCAAAGCGAAAACTGTCAGCAGAGCAATCAGCGCAATGGCTACCAGCGCCGTAACGATGAATAGTATCGTTGTATCCTTTTTCTTTAGTACAGCTTTTTGTTTTTCTATCGCCAGCATCTTTTCTGAAATATCCTTGTCCTTTTGCAGGGTCCTGAATTTCGTTTCCAGCTGGTTCACTTTTTCCGCCATATTGTAATTGCGGAGACTGTCGTGGTACAGTATATATTGATCGAAAGCGGTTGACGACTTTTCCGGTTTTCCCATTGCCGCGTAAATGCGGGTAAGGATATTGTAACCGTTCATCAACGATTCCTTGTTGGAAACGCTGTGTGCTGTTTGTATCGATTTCAGAGCAAAGGATTCGGCCTCTGAAAATTGTTTCAGCTGGTAATAAGTATTCGCATAATTGAGGTAGATGGAAGACAGGTAGTAGGGATCATTGGCTTGTTCCGCCAGTGGCTTCGCAGCGTACAGGTAGTACAATGCTGAATCGTACATTTTTCTTTCCGTGTAGATCTCGGAGAGGTTGGCCCTTGTCATGTAGCTGCCCTGCGCATACATTTTTTTATCGCTCAGCAGCATGGCCTTTTTTGTCCAGTTGATGGAAGCCTGGTTATTCTTCATGTGATGTTCTGAAGTGCCCAGGCTGATATAACATTGTATGAGTGTAAGTGTATCCTGCTTCAGCAGGGCAATAGGCAGGGCCTTATTGGTGTATTGCTGCGATTTTTCATACTGTCCCAGTTTGGAAAAAGTGGTTGCGATATTATTGTAGGTGGTGGCCACTTTCTCCATGGTGCCGGCTTTTTCAAGCATGTCAACCGCCTTGAGATAATAGCTGATGGACTCTTCCAGTTTATCCTGGAAATTGTACAGGTTTCCAATATTCAGGTAAGCCCCACCGATGCCGCGGTGATGGTTGATGCTTTTATACACTTCTATCCCTTTTTCGTAAAAGGTTTGTGCGGAAACATAATCACCCTTGTCTGCGTATACATTTCCCTGTTGTACCCAGGTCCTTGCATAAACGGCCGTGTCTTTCAGTTGAAGGCTGAGTGCGGCTGCTTTTTTGATCACGGGCAGTGCGGAGTCTGGAGCAAACCAGGTGAGGTCCGCGCCGTATTCCAGCAGTATCCTGAGCGAATTGGAATCATTGGTGGCTGCAGCGAGCTGCTGGCGGTATTTCTGGTGTACAGAATCGATGGTCTGCGCCAGGCAGGCCGATTGAATAAGGAATGCTAAAAAAAGAAGTCTGCCGGATCTCAGCAATTGGGTGTAAGCTATCATGGCCTGTTGAAATGATCGCGAAATGTACAACCATTCATCTTACCAGCCAATCAGCCGGCTGAATTGTTTGTTCCAAAAGAGGAATTGATGATTGAGGTAACTGAACTGTAAACGGCAAAAACCGGCCTGCGCCGGTGATCTGCCTCATGGGTAGGATTGATTAATGGTAGCTCTGGCTGAGCATATTCTTTATTTTCCGCTGAATTTCTTTTCAAACTCGCTGCCTGCCTGGTTGATCTTGTTACCAAGCACTTCAAACTGGTTGTTCATTTTTTCCAGGATGGTATTGATCTGGGGTTGAACGGTGCTGTCGCCGCTTTTTTCTTTGGTGCGAAGTTCTATCAGGTTCTTGTAATCCACTTCTGCGATCTGTTTGTATCCTTTCAATCCTTCCGCTACTGCAGCTTTCAGACCGGCATCATCTTTCAGTGCGTCCATTTTTTCCACTTCGCTGATCGCTTTTTCCAGTTTTTTCTGCCAGTCGCCGCGCACAGACTCCGCTTTTGTATAATCCTGGCTGTTCATGGCTGCATTCATGGCGATCATTTCTTTTTCGTTGTTGTTCATGATGGTCATGAGCTTATTGTTGTACTCAACAGGGTTGGGGCTGCTGCAGCTAACGAATACTGATACAAAAAGGGCGATAATTGCAATTGTTCTTTTCATCTTGAATTATTTTTGTTGTTTCTGATAACACAAAAGTATTGCTGCAATCCCTGGTGGCTTATCCCCGGAACCAGCTATTTCTGTGAAAAAGGAGAATGGTAGATTTGTAATTGTGATAGCGAAAAAGAAAACCATTATGCAATCCGGCACCCGAAAAATTGTACAGATCATCTTCACACTGATATTCCTGCATGCCTTCACTGTCAGCAGGGCGCAACTACTGGAAGATTCACTCCGCCAGGTATTGGCGCAGCGGAACATTCCGTTGGCGCAGCGCCTGGAAACCATGGACCGCCTCGGTCAGGTAGTGTTCTTCAATACAGGATGGGAGGAAGGCCTCGATATCCTTCGTCAATCCATTTCACTGGCTGCAGGTATGAAAGATGGACAATACCGCGCACATACTTATGCCATGCTTGCCATGAGCTACAATATCATGGGCGATGCGCCGGCTTCACAACTTTATCTCGACAGCGCCATCTGGTATGTAAAACGCAGCAGCAGCAAACTGATGAAAGGGTATGTGCTGTATTGCAAGGGCTGGCTGGAATCCCGGGCCCACAAGGAGCCGCAGGCTATCCAGACCTTTCAGCAGGCGCTGGACCAACTGGAAGGAGTACACGAAGCA
This portion of the Pseudobacter ginsenosidimutans genome encodes:
- a CDS encoding DUF4920 domain-containing protein, which produces MKNLLISTAFLCSLSLAKAQPPKGPAPVGTVYGAEPKASDPAPIAVLPELLAQKDTVHTTISATVLDVCSKKGCWMKLQVNDSTEAFVKMKGYAFFVPLDLIGKTVVLEGNAFTVTTSVAELRHYAEDAKKSKAEIEAITAPKKEIKLVASGIKVVK
- a CDS encoding tetratricopeptide repeat-containing sensor histidine kinase codes for the protein MIAYTQLLRSGRLLFLAFLIQSACLAQTIDSVHQKYRQQLAAATNDSNSLRILLEYGADLTWFAPDSALPVIKKAAALSLQLKDTAVYARTWVQQGNVYADKGDYVSAQTFYEKGIEVYKSINHHRGIGGAYLNIGNLYNFQDKLEESISYYLKAVDMLEKAGTMEKVATTYNNIATTFSKLGQYEKSQQYTNKALPIALLKQDTLTLIQCYISLGTSEHHMKNNQASINWTKKAMLLSDKKMYAQGSYMTRANLSEIYTERKMYDSALYYLYAAKPLAEQANDPYYLSSIYLNYANTYYQLKQFSEAESFALKSIQTAHSVSNKESLMNGYNILTRIYAAMGKPEKSSTAFDQYILYHDSLRNYNMAEKVNQLETKFRTLQKDKDISEKMLAIEKQKAVLKKKDTTILFIVTALVAIALIALLTVFALRQKQKMQQQQLQSMAKEKELEAARAMIEGEESERARIARDLHDGAGSMLSAAKLQLEYISRKSALSGGAAELKEITGLITDAATEVRTTAHNLMPAILYREGIHEAVSALCNKFNHPPLEVEYHVIGEPVRFHPHFELMVYRTVQELMNNIVKHAGATHAMVQLSFGPEHFSVVVEDNGTGFDLSAANKNEGLGLTALQSKLKAFRGEMDLQSSESGTSVNLEFDTTG
- a CDS encoding LIC11966 family surface protein is translated as MKRTIAIIALFVSVFVSCSSPNPVEYNNKLMTIMNNNEKEMIAMNAAMNSQDYTKAESVRGDWQKKLEKAISEVEKMDALKDDAGLKAAVAEGLKGYKQIAEVDYKNLIELRTKEKSGDSTVQPQINTILEKMNNQFEVLGNKINQAGSEFEKKFSGK